A portion of the Cryptomeria japonica chromosome 5, Sugi_1.0, whole genome shotgun sequence genome contains these proteins:
- the LOC131075176 gene encoding lipase-like PAD4: MTKAWEEICSISNNEGDSFLLKKDEDVVYVIFPSFRNEDFIVSDSKYGECNIQNDKIFPASLKGDDDNPALVHKGALNRFRHILENSEFKAKMQGFKEQVIIFVGHSIGGAVAALATLSFLEKRSRNSNFFCINFGAPLFGNAIIREAVGREDWLGRFCHVVCKYDIVPRMYLAPYESIAKPLGAIVPHWRSKMDVDCVAVPLLSISEACMTLLNNVLKCTSTTANNYPGEPGDRSPFVPIGTYMFCSTHGAACFEDSEAVLKLLHFSMQSQEAIAFDQIAGTCISEHTDYGHMLKGIDQALLNARQFTNFVLNSFEMGITKLQKKQNPPQTERPAPKIIPNTNTKNFSIKRNQQDMNIEKLNTKLSENQSHMAQVEQYKMLCKGNKIGYYDVFRQSDAKRDFYVDMARRKLGTFWDDIVEMEEKHVLPSDFRTRNKWIKAGTAYRRLVEPLDIAEYYHIRKGNKSYLSDEVRPHRHIVLEKWMKEKEQTRTVRGKKGRTNFASLIN, translated from the exons ATGACCAAGGCTTGGGAGGAGATATGCAGTATTTCCAACAATGAAGGAGACAGTTTTCTTCTGAAAAAAGATGAAGATGTAGTATATGTGATCTTCCCTTCGTTTCGAAACGAAGATTTCATTGTCTCAGATAGCAAATATGGAGAGTGCAATATCCAGAATGACAAAATCTTCCCTGCTAGCCTAAAGGGTGATGATGATAATCCAGCTCTTGTTCACAAGGGAGCTCTCAACCGATTCCGGCATATTCTGGAAAATTCAGAATTCAAGGCCAAG ATGCAAGGTTTTAAGGAACAAGTCATTATATTTGTGGGCCATTCCATTGGAGGTGCAGTTGCTGCCCTGGCCACTCTCTCGTTTCTAGAAAAGCGGTCGAGAAACTCCAATTTCTTTTGCATTAATTTTGGTGCTCCTTTGTTTGGAAATGCCATAATTCGGGAGGCAGTTGGGCGTGAGGATTGGTTGGGCAGATTTTGTCATGTTGTGTGCAAGTATGATATTGTTCCCAGGATGTACCTTGCACCATATGAATCAATTGCCAAGCCATTGGGTGCAATTGTACCTCACTGGCGGAGCAAAATGGACGTTGACTGCGTTGCTGTACCACTTCTTTCTATTTCGGAAGCTTGCATGACTCTTCTTAACAATGTCCTCAAGTGCACGTCTACTACAGCAAACAATTACCCTGGAGAACCTGGTGATAGAAGCCCGTTTGTACCCATCGGTACTTATATGTTCTGTTCAACCCATGGTGCAGCTTGTTTTGAGGACTCTGAAGCTGTCCTTAAGTTGCTGCATTTCAGTATGCAAAGCCAAGAAGCAATAGCATTCGATCAAATTGCAGGCACCTGTATTTCAGAGCACACGGATTATGGCCATATGTTGAAAGGTATCGATCAAGCCTTGCTAAATGCAAGACAGTTTACAAACTTCGTCTTAAACTCCTTTGAGATGGGAATA ACTAAATTACAGAAGAAACAAAATCCTCCCCAAACAGAAAGACCAGCACCCAAAATCATCCCCAACACGAACACCAAAAACTTTTCAATAAAGAGAAATCAGCAAGATATGAACATTGAAAAACTCAATACGAAGTTAAGCGAGAACCAAAGTCATATGGCACAGGTGGAACAGTACAAAATGCTTTGTAAGGGTAACAAAATCGGCTATTATGATGTTTTCAGACAGTCTGATGCCAAGAGAGATTTTTATGTAGATATGGCCAGAAGAAAGTTGGGTACTTTCTGGGATGACATTGTTGAGATGGAAGAGAAGCATGTATTGCCCAGTGACTTCCGAACCAGAAATAAATGGATCAAAGCGGGCACTGCATATAGAAGGCTTGTAGAGCCTCTGGACATTGCAGAGTACTATCACATAAGGAAGGGAAACAAAAGCTATCTTTCAGATGAGGTCCGACCGCATCGTCACATAGTTCTGGAGAaatggatgaaagaaaaagagcaaactCGCACTGTTAGAGGAAAAAAGGGCCGCACAAATTTTGCATCCTTAATTAACTGA